From one Eisenibacter elegans DSM 3317 genomic stretch:
- the asnB gene encoding asparagine synthase (glutamine-hydrolyzing), translating into MCGITGIFAFNELGRLFSINLAAALQTLDKRGPDFSRQYLDGRVCLGHSRLSVIDPSPEAHQPMSTDDGRYTLVFNGEIYNYRQLRQELQSGGLVFQTQSDTEVVLQALIRWREEALPKLEGMFAFCFYDQARQELLLARDPLGVKPLLYYVDEDKFLFGSEMKALLRFGAERELDYLSLKQYFHLHYVPAPYTMIEGVRKLQPGHWLRVRKQELKTEAYYRIPKNYLIAADTIRNYDQAQARLRTTLEASVQEQLVADVPLGTFLSGGIDSSIITALAARHKPDLEAFSIGYTDAAFFDETPYAQAVAKKLGIQHHIVKLSTQDLYNHLEEVLAYLDEPFADSSALAVYLLSKHTRKHLTVALSGDGGDELFGGYRKHLAEARMRSGGWKAQLVIKGEPLWAALPQSRSGKWGNLFRQLHRFATGAKLTPRERYWQWAGFASELALGRLFKSEVFEKWAVDDENKRKNRYLQGIRSDDLNDLLFTDTQLVLPNDMLTKVDLMSMANSLEVRVPFLSTKMVDLAFALPAEMKIKDNVGKRILKDAFRELLPQELYRRPKQGFEVPLQQWFRQSLRDKIQQHWLSAERIEAQGIFEYDEIAKLQRQVFSNNPQDSVARVWALIVFQEWWERYFEKK; encoded by the coding sequence GTGTGTGGAATAACCGGTATTTTTGCCTTCAATGAGCTAGGCCGCCTGTTCAGTATCAACCTAGCTGCCGCCCTTCAGACCCTCGACAAGCGTGGGCCTGATTTTTCCAGACAATACCTCGACGGGCGCGTATGCCTTGGCCATAGCCGCCTATCTGTGATAGACCCCAGCCCCGAGGCGCACCAACCGATGAGTACGGACGACGGACGCTACACCTTAGTGTTTAATGGGGAAATTTATAACTATCGCCAACTGCGCCAAGAGTTACAAAGTGGCGGCCTTGTTTTCCAAACACAATCCGATACCGAGGTAGTACTACAGGCGCTTATCCGATGGCGCGAAGAGGCGCTGCCCAAGCTGGAGGGAATGTTTGCCTTCTGTTTTTATGACCAAGCCCGCCAAGAACTACTGCTAGCACGCGACCCACTGGGAGTCAAGCCGTTACTCTATTATGTAGATGAGGACAAATTCCTGTTTGGCTCAGAGATGAAAGCCTTGTTGCGCTTTGGCGCAGAGCGTGAGCTCGATTACCTCAGCCTCAAACAATATTTTCATCTACACTATGTGCCTGCTCCTTATACAATGATAGAAGGAGTGCGCAAACTACAACCCGGGCACTGGCTGCGCGTGCGCAAACAAGAACTGAAGACAGAGGCATATTATCGAATACCCAAAAACTACCTCATCGCAGCCGATACAATCAGGAATTATGACCAAGCTCAGGCGCGCTTGCGAACAACCTTAGAAGCCTCGGTACAAGAACAACTCGTGGCCGATGTGCCCTTGGGGACTTTTCTGAGCGGAGGCATTGACTCTTCCATCATTACGGCCTTGGCTGCCCGCCACAAGCCCGACCTCGAAGCTTTTTCGATTGGCTACACAGATGCCGCTTTTTTCGATGAGACACCCTATGCGCAGGCTGTGGCCAAAAAACTGGGCATCCAACACCATATCGTCAAGCTCAGTACCCAAGACCTCTACAACCACCTCGAAGAGGTATTGGCCTATCTTGATGAGCCTTTTGCAGACTCTTCGGCCTTGGCTGTCTACCTGCTCAGCAAACATACCCGCAAACATCTCACTGTAGCGCTTTCGGGCGATGGGGGCGATGAACTTTTTGGAGGCTACCGCAAACATTTGGCCGAGGCTAGGATGCGGAGTGGAGGCTGGAAAGCCCAGCTGGTGATTAAGGGAGAGCCACTTTGGGCAGCCCTACCACAGTCGCGCAGCGGCAAATGGGGGAATCTTTTCCGCCAATTGCATCGTTTTGCCACAGGAGCAAAACTCACTCCCCGTGAGCGCTACTGGCAGTGGGCCGGGTTCGCTTCTGAGTTGGCGCTAGGCCGTTTGTTTAAAAGCGAAGTATTTGAAAAATGGGCTGTAGACGATGAAAATAAGCGCAAAAACCGCTACCTACAAGGCATCCGCTCCGACGACCTCAACGACTTGCTCTTTACAGATACACAGCTGGTATTGCCCAATGATATGCTCACCAAGGTAGACCTGATGTCTATGGCCAACAGCCTTGAGGTACGGGTGCCGTTTTTGAGTACCAAGATGGTAGATTTGGCCTTTGCCCTGCCTGCCGAAATGAAAATCAAGGACAATGTAGGCAAACGCATTCTGAAAGATGCTTTTCGGGAGCTGTTGCCTCAAGAGTTGTACCGACGACCCAAGCAAGGGTTTGAGGTTCCGCTCCAACAGTGGTTTAGGCAGTCGCTACGCGACAAAATACAGCAGCACTGGCTATCTGCCGAGCGAATTGAAGCCCAAGGTATTTTTGAGTATGATGAGATTGCCAAACTCCAAAGACAGGTATTTTCCAATAATCCACAAGACAGTGTGGCGAGGGTATGGGCCCTGATTGTTTTTCAGGAATGGTGGGAGCGCTATTTTGAGAAAAAATAG
- a CDS encoding lamin tail domain-containing protein — translation MTYNFSGLAGEAPQVDVPPGQPANGTATPIVRSANLGSASSSNQFAANQWGSGATIDLTKYFSFSIQANSGFVMTLNTLNFTLTYTGTGPSRWVVRSSLDGFANNIGDEIVSSGTGSIHSITLPIAFANIAASTNVEFRIYGYGASGTTGAGRLSALNLQGSIAFPDTDPPSLVSVSSVSATQVAVLFSEAIQTTSAQNTANYGLAGNTVTAAAQDGGNPARVVLTLANSLLSGEDYTLQVQNVQDIAGNAMGLASLSFRHYTFTDNFSDGDFTNNPTWSGTTADFTVENGELRLNASVAGQSYLTLPLDQADEWIFKVRLTFEPSNTNQARIYLVSNTANLSSPDLRGYYIRIGENGANDPIELYRQDGSNSTLLIRGPLGQVAVNPNITIRVARSQTGIWAISADPSGGFNFSSNTGTATDATYVPTGFFGFLAIYTITNANRFYFDNVVLLDRVPPTVLSVTQNAARGLLVRFSEPVAQASAQNVANYSVNNGLGNPTSAVQSGDNPAEVSLTFGQDFSASTQNTLTVQNIVDRSTNPAPNTMTVAQNLDFSLDNTAPSLLRVRVIGTNQLAVIFSEPVAQASAQNTANYSLEGVGNPSTAVQNTTRRDSVVLTWGNEYEDLRSYTLTVQNIADAVGNTLTNATANFTYFAPYTPVAGDVIINEIMAAPSPVVGQPNAEYVELYNRTPRSLDLSRWRLEGASTSTGNFGNNVSIPPNGYLLLTANGNRALFSGNVVGWGGTSTTILTNSGKELVLQNQAGEDIDRVTYSEEWHTSSEKQNGGWALERINPETPCSGANNWTSSTSPSGGTPLAQNAVFSTAPDLSAPRVRSVIVVSATEIIIRFDKRMDAATLNAVGNYSINPTINIQSATAIPTAFESVRLILATPLVQGQVYSLALSSLKDCPGNDLPATTQDFGLGFSPQYQEVVMTEIMSNPNPVVGLPALNFIEIYNRSDKLLSLEGCRLNTGGSANDGVIQGLSLLPGEYALICASSSVTALQRFGKVVGVSNFSLTIGGRTLVLKNANNQLLHTVSYRQGWYGASEKRNGGWTLEMIDTDYPCVEQPNWLPSENASGGTPNRPNSVRASKPDLTPPTVRNVFARSADTVQVYFNEKMDSLSLVNGQYTLNNGASLSLISVRFPDAGSVVLRVSPALQARTSYTLTVRNVRDCSGNVIADQNSGTFGIPEPADSSDIILNEILFNARTGSSKFVELYNRSEKYISLRGWQLANVNSSGVVANQRQITTDLLVIGPRSYLVLSDDPSSVKAQYPRGKEETFFELNLPSYAQSRGSFILLNPRNRVWERFDYDERMHNPLVDNRRGVSLERISFSAPSNEGRSWQSAATRENFATPGYLNSQSVEGRSLVAAGTVTIEPRAITPDGDGHNDFATISYRVERNGRLGRIQIYDSNGLLVRDIASSDLLGVEGFYVWDGTDNQGQKVRMGYYVVFVEVFDADGVRQLIKEKIAVGARF, via the coding sequence TTGACCTACAATTTTAGCGGACTTGCAGGAGAAGCCCCACAAGTAGATGTGCCACCGGGCCAACCTGCTAACGGTACAGCCACACCGATTGTAAGGAGTGCCAACCTAGGCTCAGCAAGCTCCTCAAATCAGTTTGCAGCAAATCAATGGGGGAGTGGCGCTACCATAGACTTAACTAAATATTTTAGTTTTAGCATACAGGCTAACTCCGGTTTTGTGATGACGCTAAACACCCTAAACTTTACCCTGACATATACCGGCACAGGGCCGAGTCGGTGGGTCGTTAGGTCGAGCTTGGATGGGTTTGCTAATAATATCGGGGACGAGATTGTTAGCTCTGGTACAGGCAGTATTCATAGCATTACTTTACCAATCGCTTTTGCCAATATAGCGGCCAGTACGAATGTAGAATTTCGCATTTATGGTTATGGCGCATCTGGGACCACTGGTGCAGGCAGGCTTTCTGCCCTCAACCTCCAAGGCAGCATAGCCTTTCCTGATACAGATCCGCCGAGTTTGGTGTCGGTAAGTTCGGTATCAGCTACACAGGTAGCAGTCTTGTTTTCGGAGGCCATACAGACAACCAGCGCCCAAAACACTGCCAACTATGGCCTTGCAGGCAATACCGTTACGGCAGCTGCACAGGATGGGGGCAATCCGGCGAGGGTAGTACTGACACTAGCCAATAGCCTTTTGAGTGGAGAGGATTATACCCTTCAGGTTCAAAACGTACAAGACATTGCCGGCAACGCGATGGGTTTGGCCTCGCTGTCTTTTAGGCACTATACATTTACAGATAACTTTTCGGATGGGGACTTTACCAACAACCCTACTTGGAGCGGCACGACGGCAGACTTTACGGTAGAAAATGGCGAGTTGCGCCTCAACGCCAGTGTAGCGGGACAGTCTTACCTGACCCTCCCGCTTGATCAGGCAGATGAGTGGATTTTTAAAGTACGCCTCACCTTTGAGCCTAGTAACACGAACCAAGCCCGTATTTACTTGGTCAGCAATACTGCCAACCTTAGTTCACCTGACCTACGGGGCTACTATATCCGTATTGGGGAAAACGGTGCTAACGACCCCATAGAGCTCTACAGACAAGATGGCAGCAACAGCACCCTGCTGATTCGTGGGCCGCTGGGGCAGGTAGCGGTCAATCCTAATATCACCATCCGCGTAGCACGCTCACAAACAGGTATTTGGGCTATAAGCGCAGATCCTTCCGGAGGCTTCAATTTCAGCAGCAATACCGGCACAGCCACCGATGCAACGTATGTGCCAACTGGCTTTTTTGGTTTTTTGGCCATTTATACCATCACCAATGCCAATAGATTTTACTTTGACAATGTGGTCTTGCTTGACCGTGTGCCACCTACGGTGTTGTCGGTTACCCAGAATGCCGCTAGAGGGTTGCTTGTCCGCTTTTCGGAGCCGGTAGCGCAGGCCAGCGCCCAGAATGTGGCCAACTATAGTGTCAACAACGGCTTAGGCAACCCTACGAGCGCCGTACAGTCGGGCGATAACCCTGCGGAGGTCAGCCTGACTTTTGGCCAAGATTTCAGTGCCAGCACTCAAAATACCCTGACTGTACAAAACATCGTAGACCGCAGCACCAACCCTGCGCCCAATACGATGACGGTAGCCCAAAACCTCGACTTTAGCCTTGATAACACTGCGCCTAGCCTGCTGCGCGTGCGTGTCATTGGCACCAATCAATTGGCTGTTATCTTTTCGGAGCCGGTAGCGCAGGCCAGCGCTCAAAATACCGCCAACTACAGCCTCGAAGGGGTGGGCAACCCTAGCACTGCGGTACAAAATACCACACGACGCGACTCTGTCGTGCTGACTTGGGGGAATGAATACGAAGACTTGCGCAGCTACACCCTCACTGTGCAGAACATCGCCGATGCGGTGGGCAACACACTCACCAATGCAACGGCCAATTTCACCTATTTTGCCCCTTACACACCCGTTGCCGGCGACGTAATTATCAATGAAATTATGGCGGCTCCCTCGCCTGTAGTCGGGCAACCCAATGCCGAATATGTAGAGCTGTATAACCGTACCCCACGCTCGCTCGACCTCAGTCGCTGGCGCTTGGAAGGCGCAAGCACCAGCACCGGTAATTTTGGCAACAATGTCAGCATCCCACCCAACGGCTATTTGTTGCTGACAGCCAATGGCAACAGGGCCTTGTTTTCGGGCAATGTCGTGGGTTGGGGCGGAACTTCTACTACTATTCTGACCAACTCGGGCAAGGAACTAGTATTGCAAAACCAAGCCGGCGAAGACATCGACCGCGTAACCTACAGCGAAGAATGGCATACCAGCAGCGAAAAACAAAACGGAGGCTGGGCTTTGGAACGAATCAATCCTGAAACTCCTTGCAGCGGAGCCAATAACTGGACATCATCTACCAGCCCCTCGGGAGGAACGCCGCTGGCGCAAAATGCTGTCTTCAGTACAGCACCAGACCTCAGCGCACCCAGAGTACGCAGTGTGATTGTGGTATCAGCGACAGAAATCATCATCCGCTTTGACAAACGGATGGATGCAGCAACGCTCAACGCTGTTGGCAATTATAGCATCAACCCAACTATCAACATCCAATCAGCCACGGCTATTCCTACAGCCTTCGAATCGGTTCGCCTGATTTTGGCAACGCCACTCGTACAAGGCCAAGTCTATTCCCTGGCGTTGAGCAGTCTGAAAGACTGCCCGGGCAACGACCTGCCCGCTACCACACAAGACTTTGGCCTTGGCTTTTCTCCTCAATATCAGGAGGTTGTGATGACCGAAATTATGTCTAACCCTAACCCAGTGGTGGGCTTACCGGCCTTGAATTTTATCGAAATCTATAACCGTAGCGACAAGCTCCTCTCACTTGAAGGATGCCGCCTCAATACCGGAGGCAGCGCCAATGATGGCGTGATTCAGGGCTTGAGCCTGCTGCCGGGCGAGTATGCCCTTATTTGTGCCAGTAGCTCCGTAACCGCGCTACAGCGTTTTGGCAAGGTGGTAGGGGTGTCTAACTTTTCGTTAACCATTGGCGGGCGTACTTTGGTGCTCAAAAACGCCAATAACCAACTCCTCCATACCGTCTCCTATCGCCAAGGCTGGTATGGCGCAAGCGAAAAACGCAATGGTGGTTGGACTTTAGAGATGATCGATACAGACTACCCCTGTGTAGAACAACCCAACTGGCTACCGTCCGAAAACGCTAGCGGTGGCACACCCAACCGCCCCAATAGCGTGCGTGCCTCTAAGCCCGACCTAACACCACCCACTGTACGCAATGTGTTTGCCCGTAGTGCTGACACGGTACAGGTCTACTTCAATGAAAAAATGGATAGCCTCAGCTTAGTCAACGGACAATATACCCTCAACAACGGCGCTAGCCTTAGCTTGATCTCTGTCCGCTTTCCCGATGCAGGGAGTGTGGTACTGCGGGTCAGCCCTGCGCTCCAAGCCCGTACCAGCTATACGCTGACAGTACGCAATGTGCGCGATTGTAGTGGCAATGTCATTGCCGACCAAAACAGTGGTACATTTGGCATCCCAGAACCTGCCGATTCTTCAGACATTATCTTGAATGAAATCTTGTTCAACGCACGCACGGGAAGCTCCAAATTTGTAGAACTATACAACCGCTCCGAGAAATACATCAGCTTGAGAGGCTGGCAGCTGGCCAATGTCAACAGCAGCGGCGTAGTGGCTAACCAACGCCAAATCACTACAGACCTGTTGGTGATAGGCCCTAGATCTTACCTCGTATTGTCCGATGACCCCAGCAGTGTCAAGGCACAATACCCGCGTGGTAAGGAAGAAACGTTTTTTGAGCTAAACCTACCCAGCTATGCCCAAAGCAGAGGGTCGTTTATCCTGCTCAATCCCCGCAACCGTGTTTGGGAGCGCTTTGACTACGACGAACGGATGCACAACCCCTTGGTAGACAACCGCCGTGGGGTGTCGTTGGAGCGTATTAGCTTTAGCGCCCCCAGCAACGAAGGGCGCAGCTGGCAGTCTGCTGCTACTCGCGAAAACTTTGCCACCCCGGGATACCTCAACTCTCAATCGGTGGAAGGACGCAGCCTTGTAGCCGCCGGAACCGTAACCATAGAGCCCCGCGCCATTACTCCCGACGGCGACGGCCACAATGACTTTGCCACTATCAGCTACCGGGTTGAACGCAATGGCCGCCTAGGGCGTATCCAAATTTATGACTCCAACGGCCTGCTAGTCCGCGATATCGCCTCCAGCGACTTGCTTGGTGTAGAAGGGTTTTATGTATGGGATGGCACCGACAACCAAGGTCAGAAGGTTCGTATGGGCTATTATGTGGTCTTTGTAGAGGTCTTTGACGCAGATGGTGTACGCCAACTGATTAAAGAAAAAATAGCTGTGGGAGCTAGATTCTAG
- a CDS encoding DUF481 domain-containing protein produces the protein MLFQRLSRVFSFTLISFSFILGVFPMQSIEAQILNIEKSLIREDEENHFFTDFSFAVRANNRSAGANDPVQLFSVNGNADLAYYTPKHSFMLLNFMDYLGINDNTFLSFGYSHFRVNLLRNQFFSYEVFSQGQYDFQRGLDQRFLGGGGIRLRLIESEKLSITAGIGAMWEHERWQEPYEEALVREINMPKTSNYLRIRWQLNEQISFNTIGYYQYGLDPVFQRQRHRISNDTNLNIKLSQRLSFRCALNFAYESDPIVPITPLIYSLSNGIRFNFYK, from the coding sequence ATGTTATTTCAGCGTCTTAGCCGCGTTTTTTCGTTTACGCTTATTTCCTTTAGCTTTATCCTAGGGGTGTTCCCAATGCAATCTATTGAAGCACAGATTCTTAATATAGAGAAAAGCTTGATACGAGAGGATGAGGAGAACCATTTTTTCACAGATTTTTCCTTTGCAGTCCGTGCCAACAACCGCAGTGCGGGAGCCAACGACCCGGTGCAGCTTTTTAGTGTCAATGGCAATGCCGACCTAGCCTACTACACCCCCAAACACAGCTTTATGTTGCTCAATTTTATGGATTATCTCGGCATCAACGACAATACTTTTTTGAGCTTTGGCTATAGCCACTTCAGAGTAAACCTGCTCCGCAATCAGTTTTTTTCCTACGAGGTGTTTTCCCAAGGGCAATATGATTTCCAGCGTGGCTTAGACCAGCGTTTTTTGGGCGGTGGTGGTATTCGGCTGCGCCTTATCGAATCCGAAAAACTGAGCATTACTGCCGGTATAGGGGCTATGTGGGAGCACGAGCGTTGGCAGGAGCCTTATGAAGAGGCGCTGGTACGCGAAATCAATATGCCCAAAACTTCTAACTACTTGCGTATTCGTTGGCAGCTCAACGAGCAAATCAGCTTCAATACAATTGGGTATTACCAATATGGTCTCGACCCTGTTTTTCAGCGGCAGCGCCACCGTATCAGCAATGATACCAACCTCAATATCAAACTTAGCCAGCGGCTTTCGTTTCGCTGTGCCTTAAACTTTGCCTACGAAAGCGATCCCATTGTGCCTATCACGCCCCTGATATACAGTCTGTCTAATGGGATACGGTTTAATTTTTATAAATAG
- a CDS encoding DUF4199 domain-containing protein, with translation MKQYQAVFRFGTLTGLAGAFLLLGWLGWLYYSAPNPLDPARRTYDFFFYFAAVIGSLYAFRFQRNGGYMSFVQGLILGSTICLWMLLISEGALWYFLSYVDIAPLVQYRQALVETISADPAKATETLGGQARYEAVLKDLAKLSPTQLIRDDLFKKGFLCVLLSVVPAILMRKSRPE, from the coding sequence ATGAAACAATACCAAGCTGTATTCCGATTTGGCACCTTGACCGGCCTTGCCGGCGCTTTTTTGCTCTTGGGCTGGCTGGGATGGCTCTATTATAGCGCCCCCAACCCCTTAGATCCGGCAAGGCGCACCTATGATTTCTTCTTTTATTTTGCTGCCGTCATTGGCAGTCTTTATGCTTTTCGCTTTCAGCGCAATGGCGGATATATGAGTTTTGTACAAGGCCTGATTCTTGGCAGCACTATCTGTCTGTGGATGCTTCTGATTTCAGAAGGCGCACTCTGGTATTTTTTGAGTTATGTAGACATTGCTCCCTTGGTACAATACCGACAAGCATTGGTAGAGACCATCAGCGCAGACCCGGCCAAGGCCACCGAAACGCTCGGAGGGCAAGCGCGCTACGAGGCTGTATTAAAAGATTTGGCCAAGCTCAGCCCCACACAGCTTATCAGAGACGACCTGTTCAAGAAAGGCTTCTTGTGTGTCTTGTTGAGTGTAGTGCCCGCAATTTTGATGCGCAAATCCCGCCCAGAGTAA
- a CDS encoding dihydroorotase, which translates to MNYFIRQATVLQPTATGWQLQTQNVWIVNGIIKRIGDEATPPPEATIIEAAGMYLSAGWFDMRAQAGEPGLEHKETLASLSDAAMAGGFTEVLLMPNTEPVTQHKNDLARIVQTQGRQLVTLHPVAAVTKDAKGTELNEMIDLHHAGAVAFSDGTEPLWHSDVLVKTLQYLQPFGGLLINRPEDTMLTRFGTMNEGMHSTLLGLKGIPALAEELMVQRDLNFLEYAGGRLHLSLLSTRKAVDLVRQAKAQGLQLTCDIAAHQVVFDDSALSDFDTNFKVNPPFRTPDDIAALWEGLADGTIDAVVSAHQPQDEESKKLEFDLADFGAIGLETAFSALFTHNTQLSIEQLIAKVSVAPRQILGLPQPLIAVEQPANLTLFNPQASWTVGPATLRSLSQNSPFLGQTLQGRVAAVFNNQMAQIFV; encoded by the coding sequence ATGAATTATTTCATTCGGCAGGCAACCGTGCTTCAGCCAACAGCTACCGGTTGGCAGTTGCAAACACAAAATGTTTGGATTGTAAACGGCATCATCAAACGTATCGGCGATGAGGCTACGCCTCCACCCGAGGCCACTATCATCGAGGCAGCAGGGATGTATCTCTCTGCCGGGTGGTTCGATATGCGTGCTCAGGCTGGAGAGCCAGGGCTAGAACACAAAGAAACCCTCGCATCTCTTAGTGATGCAGCGATGGCCGGAGGCTTTACGGAGGTGCTTTTGATGCCCAATACCGAGCCGGTAACCCAACATAAAAATGACCTTGCACGCATTGTCCAAACACAAGGGCGGCAATTGGTAACCTTACATCCGGTGGCTGCGGTTACTAAAGATGCCAAGGGGACGGAGCTCAACGAAATGATAGACCTTCATCACGCCGGAGCCGTTGCTTTCAGTGATGGCACTGAGCCTCTGTGGCACTCAGATGTGTTGGTCAAAACTTTACAATATCTACAGCCGTTTGGCGGGTTGCTTATCAATCGTCCAGAAGATACCATGCTTACCCGCTTTGGGACAATGAACGAGGGGATGCACAGCACCTTGCTCGGCCTGAAGGGGATTCCGGCCTTGGCCGAAGAGCTGATGGTACAGCGCGACCTTAACTTTTTGGAATATGCCGGTGGGCGTTTACATCTTTCCCTGCTCTCTACACGTAAGGCCGTCGATTTGGTACGCCAAGCCAAGGCCCAAGGGTTACAGCTTACCTGCGATATTGCCGCACACCAAGTAGTATTTGATGATAGTGCACTATCAGATTTTGACACCAATTTTAAGGTAAACCCTCCTTTCCGTACTCCTGACGATATCGCCGCGCTTTGGGAAGGCCTAGCCGATGGCACCATTGATGCCGTAGTCTCGGCCCATCAACCACAAGATGAAGAAAGCAAAAAACTAGAGTTTGATCTGGCAGATTTTGGCGCTATTGGCTTAGAAACGGCTTTTTCGGCGCTCTTCACACACAATACCCAATTGTCTATCGAGCAGCTCATCGCTAAGGTCAGTGTAGCGCCTCGTCAAATTTTGGGCTTGCCCCAACCCCTAATCGCCGTAGAACAGCCGGCAAACCTGACTTTGTTCAACCCTCAAGCTTCGTGGACAGTCGGCCCGGCAACGCTGCGCTCCCTATCCCAAAACAGCCCCTTCCTTGGCCAAACACTCCAAGGGCGTGTGGCGGCTGTATTCAACAACCAAATGGCCCAAATTTTTGTATGA
- a CDS encoding S1C family serine protease, translating into MMRPRVYFASLVAAAFLGGIIALGLSALFSPRSYSNEPISARQARAYQPYTTATQAEMAVPDGINFVNTAEQVREAVVYIKVRYRKVETARNNEDELDNIFRKYHGGHTPMASSGSGVIITDNGYIATNHHVVDKAVDIQVILNDKRSYRAKLIGQDPSTDLALLKIEETDLPFVPFGNSDHTKVGEWVLAVGNPLELNATVTAGIISAKGRNINLLRDVRDGGNYAIESFLQTDAVVNPGNSGGALVNLRGELIGINTAIASQTGYYAGYSFAVPVNIVRKIMEDLQEFGTTRRALLGVQIRDVDAVLAADQGLAEVSGVFVAGLSAGGAAEQGGLRIGDVIQQIDQHPTQTSSELQAVIATHRPGDKISVSLLRKGQQITLQLTLQGDDSRAQTIAKNTDKSGKTGGVATQDRQVLGALLSPLPSSLKQKLKLKTGVQVVAIEEGKLQKAGLRQGFVITHINETRVALPEEVENALKPQKRVTTIEGVYPNGDKAHYAVGW; encoded by the coding sequence ATGATGCGTCCAAGAGTTTATTTTGCCAGTTTGGTGGCCGCAGCTTTTTTGGGAGGGATAATTGCCTTGGGCCTAAGTGCCTTGTTTTCTCCCCGCTCATATAGCAACGAGCCTATCAGTGCGCGCCAAGCACGCGCCTACCAACCCTATACTACCGCCACACAAGCCGAAATGGCAGTGCCCGATGGAATTAACTTTGTCAATACTGCCGAACAAGTGCGAGAGGCCGTAGTGTATATAAAAGTCCGCTACCGCAAAGTAGAAACAGCCCGCAACAACGAAGACGAGCTAGACAATATCTTCCGCAAATACCACGGTGGGCACACCCCAATGGCTTCTTCGGGCTCCGGTGTGATTATCACGGACAATGGCTACATCGCCACCAACCATCACGTGGTAGACAAGGCCGTAGACATTCAGGTAATCCTAAACGACAAACGGAGCTACCGAGCCAAACTCATCGGCCAAGACCCTTCTACCGACTTGGCGCTGCTCAAAATAGAAGAAACCGACCTGCCCTTTGTGCCCTTTGGTAATTCCGACCATACCAAGGTGGGTGAGTGGGTGCTGGCCGTAGGCAACCCTCTAGAACTAAACGCCACCGTAACGGCAGGCATTATCAGTGCCAAAGGACGAAATATCAACCTCCTACGTGATGTACGTGATGGGGGCAATTATGCCATTGAGTCCTTTCTCCAAACCGACGCAGTGGTCAACCCCGGCAATAGCGGCGGCGCATTGGTCAACTTGCGTGGGGAGTTGATTGGTATCAATACCGCGATTGCCTCACAAACAGGCTACTATGCAGGCTACTCTTTTGCTGTGCCGGTCAATATTGTCCGCAAGATTATGGAAGACTTGCAAGAGTTTGGTACTACCCGACGGGCGCTGCTGGGGGTACAAATCAGAGATGTAGATGCCGTACTGGCCGCCGACCAAGGGCTGGCCGAGGTCTCGGGAGTGTTTGTGGCAGGGCTGAGTGCCGGTGGTGCTGCCGAACAAGGGGGGCTACGCATCGGGGATGTCATCCAACAAATTGATCAACACCCCACCCAAACCAGCTCTGAGCTTCAAGCGGTCATTGCCACACACCGCCCCGGGGATAAGATATCGGTGAGCCTTCTCCGAAAAGGCCAACAAATCACCCTCCAACTAACACTACAGGGGGATGATAGCCGCGCTCAAACGATTGCGAAAAATACCGATAAATCAGGAAAAACAGGGGGTGTCGCCACCCAAGACCGCCAAGTATTGGGCGCGCTACTCAGCCCATTGCCCTCAAGCCTCAAGCAGAAGCTCAAGCTCAAAACCGGCGTACAAGTCGTGGCTATTGAAGAAGGCAAACTCCAAAAAGCAGGCCTGAGACAAGGCTTTGTCATTACTCACATCAACGAAACACGCGTAGCACTTCCCGAAGAAGTAGAAAATGCCCTCAAGCCCCAAAAACGTGTAACGACTATTGAGGGGGTGTATCCTAATGGCGACAAAGCGCATTATGCCGTCGGTTGGTAG
- a CDS encoding diacylglycerol kinase family protein, whose product MSKHRPTTPPYKPQTRWGYFVVAFKGLAYAIRTQGHLKVHLAAALAVCVAGAYYQLAVWEWVAVVGCIGMVGTTELLNTAIERWVDAQQPDYDPQAGLVKDVAAGAVLWAALCAAIVGLMIFVPKILALLY is encoded by the coding sequence ATGTCCAAACACCGCCCTACTACTCCGCCATATAAGCCCCAAACCCGCTGGGGTTACTTTGTGGTGGCCTTCAAAGGCCTAGCCTATGCCATTCGCACACAAGGTCATCTGAAAGTACATCTGGCTGCCGCCCTTGCGGTCTGTGTGGCTGGGGCATACTATCAGCTTGCCGTTTGGGAATGGGTGGCTGTTGTAGGATGTATTGGGATGGTAGGCACTACAGAGCTGCTCAACACTGCCATAGAGCGTTGGGTGGATGCTCAGCAGCCCGATTATGACCCTCAGGCCGGTTTGGTCAAAGATGTGGCAGCCGGCGCAGTACTTTGGGCGGCTTTGTGTGCTGCTATAGTAGGGTTGATGATTTTTGTGCCCAAGATATTGGCGTTGCTCTATTAG